One genomic segment of Yoonia vestfoldensis includes these proteins:
- a CDS encoding type IV secretory system conjugative DNA transfer family protein produces the protein MFSESSPLAWFYEETFRWGLLGWMIGAVLFGAMIGALVATPFVFAFFDQPPGESAWQWLVFGPFIFVGGVFGFQYWRMASGADAFFGLTGDSHGSARFANRKELKKLQREDGLLIGRNPHTGRLLRYDGPAHLITLAPTRAGKGVGTVIPNLLAAERSVLVIDPKGENARIAGEARRRFGTVHVLDPFDVSGMPSAAYNPLDRLTPDSLDLGEDAASLTEALVMDPPGQVTEAHWNEEAKAILGGLIMFCVCHEDRNRRTLATVREYLTLPPEKLRALLELMQDSDAAGGLIARAANRFLGKADREAASVLSNAQRHTHFLDSPRIAKVLSQSDFHFSDLRHRIASVFLVLPPNRMDAYSRWLRLLVSQALQDIARDAEASVRPLSGPAGAQGGTQRLQTPTLFLLDEFAALGRLEAVERAMGLMAGYGLQLWPILQDMSQLKDLYGERAGTFIANAGVQQVFGVNDFETAKWLSQMIGQETAGFQTDSFKPGDGPSISNNLTGRDLLTPDEIMQLRPENQLLRVQGQATAVAQKLRYYTDPEFRGLFVPQDQ, from the coding sequence ATGTTCTCTGAAAGTTCCCCCTTAGCGTGGTTCTACGAAGAAACCTTCCGATGGGGCCTGTTGGGCTGGATGATCGGCGCTGTCCTGTTCGGCGCGATGATTGGGGCACTTGTCGCCACGCCGTTCGTCTTCGCCTTCTTTGACCAGCCGCCCGGAGAAAGCGCATGGCAGTGGCTGGTCTTCGGGCCGTTCATTTTTGTTGGTGGCGTCTTCGGATTCCAGTATTGGCGCATGGCCTCTGGCGCGGACGCCTTCTTCGGGCTGACCGGCGACAGCCACGGCTCCGCCCGCTTCGCCAACCGCAAGGAGCTGAAGAAACTCCAGCGGGAAGACGGCCTTCTGATCGGGCGCAACCCGCACACCGGACGGCTGCTGCGCTATGACGGTCCGGCCCATCTGATCACCCTCGCCCCGACACGGGCCGGGAAAGGCGTCGGCACCGTCATCCCGAACCTGCTGGCGGCGGAACGCTCGGTCCTGGTCATCGACCCCAAGGGTGAGAATGCCCGGATCGCCGGGGAAGCGCGGCGGCGGTTCGGAACAGTCCATGTCCTCGATCCATTTGATGTCTCGGGGATGCCATCTGCCGCCTACAACCCGCTCGACCGGCTGACACCAGACAGCCTCGATCTGGGCGAAGACGCGGCCTCCCTGACAGAGGCGCTGGTCATGGACCCGCCGGGACAGGTCACGGAAGCGCATTGGAACGAGGAGGCCAAGGCCATCCTTGGCGGGCTGATCATGTTCTGCGTCTGCCACGAGGACCGCAACCGCCGGACACTTGCCACCGTTCGGGAATATCTCACCCTGCCCCCGGAAAAGCTGCGCGCGCTGCTGGAGCTGATGCAGGACAGCGATGCGGCAGGCGGGCTGATCGCTCGCGCCGCTAATCGCTTCCTTGGCAAGGCGGATCGGGAAGCCGCCTCGGTACTGTCGAACGCACAGCGCCACACGCACTTTCTGGACAGCCCGCGTATCGCCAAAGTCCTGTCGCAGTCGGATTTCCACTTCTCCGATCTGCGTCACCGGATCGCCTCGGTGTTTCTGGTGCTGCCACCGAACCGGATGGACGCCTACAGCCGTTGGCTGCGCCTTCTGGTGTCTCAGGCCCTTCAGGACATTGCACGGGACGCTGAGGCGTCCGTGAGGCCCCTGAGCGGCCCTGCAGGCGCTCAGGGGGGCACACAGCGCCTCCAGACGCCCACGCTGTTCCTCCTGGATGAGTTTGCCGCCCTGGGCCGTCTGGAGGCCGTGGAGCGCGCTATGGGTCTGATGGCGGGCTATGGGCTGCAGCTCTGGCCGATCCTGCAGGACATGAGTCAGCTCAAGGACCTCTACGGCGAACGCGCGGGCACATTCATTGCCAATGCCGGGGTGCAACAGGTCTTCGGGGTGAATGACTTCGAGACGGCCAAGTGGCTGAGCCAGATGATTGGCCAGGAAACAGCCGGATTCCAGACCGACAGCTTCAAACCCGGTGACGGCCCCAGCATCAGCAACAACCTCACGGGCCGCGATCTGCTCACCCCCGATGAAATCATGCAGCTCCGCCCGGAAAACCAGCTCCTGCGCGTGCAGGGGCAAGCCACCGCCGTGGCGCAGAAGCTGCGCTACTACACCGATCCCGAGTTCAGGGGGCTGTTCGTCCCGCAGGACCAGTAA
- a CDS encoding LysR substrate-binding domain-containing protein, producing MNLSFRQLQTFREVMRANSLSEAARSLGRTQPAVSAMIASLESQMGFRLFERDRGRLVPRPEAHYFYEEADYILGRLAQTALTMRQIGNFEEGQLRIVCTPATSIYFMPKVVAQFVRDRPRLKVSLMTRSSKVVEESVASQQYDIGLAEAPITPRGTLDTCAFAMPCACALPAGSPLAQKEFISPPDLAGHPLALLFSEHRTCRDMLTAFEEAGVLPIQRFETLTFAAGLQLVAEGLCVSICDPVTAASYHVLNGAKVVFRPFRPKIELPLVVLTPTYRPPSLVAEAFGKELKGALSDLIKDWH from the coding sequence GTGAACCTATCCTTCCGCCAGCTACAGACATTTCGCGAGGTGATGAGGGCAAACTCACTTTCTGAGGCTGCACGCTCCCTCGGCCGAACGCAGCCGGCAGTAAGCGCTATGATTGCGAGTCTCGAGTCTCAAATGGGTTTTCGGCTTTTCGAGCGGGATCGCGGTCGACTGGTCCCGCGACCCGAAGCTCATTATTTTTATGAGGAGGCCGATTATATTCTCGGTCGCCTTGCCCAGACGGCGCTGACCATGCGGCAGATCGGCAATTTCGAGGAAGGCCAGTTGCGTATCGTCTGCACGCCCGCGACCTCGATTTACTTCATGCCCAAGGTCGTCGCGCAATTTGTTCGCGACCGGCCCCGCTTAAAAGTGTCGCTGATGACGCGCTCGTCGAAGGTTGTCGAGGAATCGGTGGCATCGCAGCAATACGACATCGGACTAGCCGAAGCGCCGATCACACCGCGCGGAACGCTCGACACCTGCGCCTTCGCCATGCCGTGTGCCTGCGCGCTGCCGGCAGGCAGCCCTCTAGCACAGAAAGAATTCATCAGCCCGCCGGATCTGGCGGGGCATCCGCTGGCCCTGCTCTTTTCCGAACATCGAACCTGCCGCGACATGCTGACAGCTTTCGAGGAAGCCGGGGTGCTGCCGATACAACGTTTCGAGACGCTGACTTTCGCGGCGGGATTGCAATTGGTGGCGGAAGGTCTGTGCGTGTCGATTTGTGATCCAGTGACCGCCGCGAGCTATCACGTGCTGAACGGTGCTAAAGTGGTATTCCGCCCGTTCCGACCCAAGATCGAGTTGCCTCTCGTGGTGCTGACACCTACCTACAGGCCACCTTCCCTTGTAGCCGAGGCATTCGGGAAAGAACTTAAAGGCGCGCTTTCTGACCTGATCAAGGACTGGCACTAA
- a CDS encoding transposase, translating into MLGPKQEAQGALFYEFSIEGHVPQDHLLRSIDRFVDLSGIRHHLAPFYSNTGRPSIDPELLIRMLLVGYCLGIRSERRLCEEVHLNLAYRWFCRLDLADRVPDHSTFSKNRHGRFRDSDLLRHLFETTVARCIAEGLVSGQRFAADASLIEADANKQNSTAKEGWNPSTIDPDDAPRAVREYLEVLDDAAFGAATTVEPKFTSHSDPSSQWTAARKGPAFFAYSTNYLIDTDHAVIVDVEATRSIRQAEVGSVRTMLDRVKDTFDLHPERIIADTAYGSGPMLGWLVDRKIAPHIPVIDKAGRTDGTWSRADFEWDADNNQYICPEGEALKQFRRNYSDPNRGPDGKGVAKYRALKLTCQACPSKAKCCPNADFRSITREEHEDARQVARDIAKTKQYVISMRLRKKVEMLFAHLKRILGLGRLRLRGPNGANDEFLLAATAQNLRKLAKIFPAPQQTRKA; encoded by the coding sequence ATGTTGGGACCGAAGCAAGAGGCGCAAGGCGCGTTGTTTTACGAGTTCTCGATCGAGGGTCACGTTCCTCAGGATCACTTATTGCGTTCGATCGACCGCTTCGTCGATCTGTCCGGTATCCGGCATCACTTGGCTCCGTTCTACAGCAACACAGGCCGCCCTTCGATTGATCCCGAGTTGCTGATCCGCATGCTGTTGGTGGGGTATTGCTTGGGAATCCGGTCCGAGCGGCGGCTTTGCGAAGAGGTGCATCTGAACCTCGCCTATCGGTGGTTTTGCCGCCTCGATCTGGCGGACCGTGTGCCGGATCACTCGACCTTCTCCAAGAACCGCCATGGCCGTTTCCGCGACAGCGACCTGCTGCGCCACCTATTCGAGACGACTGTGGCGCGGTGCATTGCAGAGGGTCTGGTCAGCGGCCAACGCTTTGCGGCGGATGCCAGCCTGATCGAGGCCGATGCCAACAAGCAGAACTCGACCGCGAAGGAAGGCTGGAACCCGTCAACCATCGATCCGGATGATGCGCCACGCGCAGTTCGGGAATATCTGGAGGTTCTGGATGATGCAGCCTTTGGCGCGGCCACGACCGTCGAGCCCAAGTTCACGTCCCACTCCGACCCGTCCAGCCAGTGGACGGCAGCGCGCAAGGGCCCAGCATTCTTTGCCTATTCCACCAACTACCTGATCGATACCGACCACGCCGTGATCGTCGATGTCGAGGCGACCAGGTCGATCCGGCAGGCCGAGGTCGGGTCCGTGCGCACGATGCTGGACCGTGTCAAAGACACGTTCGATCTGCATCCCGAGCGCATCATCGCGGACACGGCATACGGCTCCGGCCCGATGCTGGGCTGGCTTGTGGATCGCAAGATCGCGCCACATATCCCCGTCATTGATAAGGCAGGCCGGACAGACGGCACCTGGAGCCGCGCTGATTTCGAATGGGACGCTGACAACAACCAATACATCTGCCCCGAAGGCGAAGCCCTCAAGCAATTCCGCCGCAACTATTCTGATCCAAACAGAGGCCCGGACGGCAAAGGTGTCGCCAAATATCGCGCCCTGAAACTGACGTGCCAAGCTTGCCCCTCAAAAGCGAAATGCTGCCCAAATGCCGACTTCCGCTCCATCACGCGCGAAGAACACGAAGACGCCCGTCAGGTCGCCCGCGACATTGCCAAGACCAAGCAATACGTCATCTCGATGCGGCTCAGAAAGAAGGTGGAAATGCTCTTCGCCCATCTCAAACGTATTCTCGGGTTGGGCAGACTCCGATTGCGCGGCCCGAACGGTGCAAATGACGAATTTCTCCTCGCCGCAACCGCCCAAAACCTCCGCAAACTAGCCAAGATCTTTCCTGCACCGCAGCAAACGCGCAAAGCCTGA
- a CDS encoding BglII/BstYI family type II restriction endonuclease, producing the protein MFETSTYDDPDVMPMEARNHWSFMETNSASAVMNAVCPEEWKDIISILSTYRLEPQYWLRAGGNRGDIAEQIDTAFHERGWQETRLDLSTKGLLFSKDSEKIGELPEVYQEGYLVDNFKNRVVLDVEWNAKDGNLDRDLAAYRSWYEAGVISAGVIITKDRLPLLKLARQLWADYQETLPEEQRTKKLPIDLTTSTVTAFDKAQMRVRRGVMGSCPVLIVAANENTWDGTPYQAT; encoded by the coding sequence ATGTTTGAAACAAGCACTTACGATGATCCAGATGTCATGCCCATGGAAGCGCGTAATCACTGGTCATTCATGGAAACAAACTCAGCATCTGCGGTTATGAACGCTGTCTGTCCAGAAGAGTGGAAGGACATCATAAGTATCCTGTCAACGTATCGTCTGGAGCCGCAGTATTGGTTGCGCGCAGGCGGCAACAGGGGCGATATAGCAGAACAGATCGACACCGCATTTCACGAAAGAGGCTGGCAAGAAACTCGATTAGACCTATCCACAAAAGGGCTCTTGTTTTCTAAAGATTCTGAGAAAATTGGAGAGCTGCCCGAGGTGTATCAAGAAGGTTATCTAGTCGATAACTTTAAGAATAGGGTTGTTCTAGACGTTGAGTGGAACGCCAAAGATGGCAATTTAGATCGCGATTTGGCAGCATATCGCTCTTGGTACGAAGCGGGAGTGATATCAGCTGGCGTGATAATCACTAAAGACCGGCTACCACTTCTAAAACTGGCCCGCCAACTGTGGGCTGATTACCAAGAAACACTTCCAGAAGAACAACGCACCAAGAAGCTCCCGATCGACCTTACAACCTCAACCGTCACTGCCTTTGATAAAGCTCAGATGAGAGTGAGGCGCGGAGTTATGGGATCTTGTCCTGTATTGATTGTGGCTGCGAACGAGAACACATGGGATGGGACACCTTATCAGGCTACTTAA
- a CDS encoding Abi family protein, with product MRRAPLHYCSQMAVGYRYVDIHPNSTYLSLNNTPQATGREAELNTGGLLIFRGLLNTLKFTKTPSSIEQQLQLLIQRGMDVGDHDTAKKWLETVGYYRLSAYWLPFEKPPANGNARSKVFESGATLSAVTDLYVFDRRLRVLVLEAIERVEVHVRSRWTYHMAHAHGAHAHLDHRLFSGFLNHAEQLVRLARAVEKSEETFILHHKGKYTDPYSPPLWSATELMTLGELSKWFQATKDNSIKSRVGRDLGLPTKEIVEGTLQVLALTRNICAHHGRLWNRRTVKRLPKIKRFKNDLVLVTEGEQEENDNRLYNILVVLLHMMDKQATDSTWRDRLRSLIEAQSDSDRAKMGFPTDWRTRPVWNA from the coding sequence ATGCGGAGAGCGCCCTTGCACTACTGTTCGCAAATGGCCGTTGGGTACAGATACGTTGACATTCATCCGAACAGCACATATCTCTCTCTCAACAACACCCCCCAGGCGACCGGTCGAGAGGCCGAGCTCAATACCGGGGGGTTACTTATTTTTAGGGGTCTGCTCAATACTTTGAAGTTCACGAAGACGCCTTCAAGCATCGAGCAACAACTACAGCTCCTCATCCAGCGTGGTATGGATGTCGGCGATCATGACACTGCAAAGAAGTGGCTTGAGACCGTCGGATACTACAGGCTGAGCGCCTACTGGCTCCCCTTCGAAAAACCTCCAGCAAACGGAAACGCGCGCAGCAAGGTCTTCGAAAGCGGCGCAACTCTCAGCGCAGTAACCGATCTGTATGTCTTCGACCGAAGGTTGCGCGTCCTGGTACTGGAAGCAATCGAACGTGTTGAAGTGCATGTGAGATCGCGCTGGACCTACCATATGGCACATGCTCACGGTGCCCATGCCCATCTGGATCACCGCCTGTTCTCTGGCTTTTTGAACCATGCCGAACAGCTCGTCCGTCTCGCTCGGGCCGTGGAAAAATCCGAAGAAACCTTCATTTTGCACCACAAAGGCAAGTACACGGACCCCTATTCCCCGCCCCTTTGGTCAGCAACCGAATTGATGACGCTTGGCGAGCTCTCGAAGTGGTTCCAGGCAACAAAGGACAATTCAATCAAGTCGCGGGTGGGACGTGATCTGGGCTTGCCAACCAAAGAGATCGTAGAGGGCACTCTACAAGTGTTGGCGTTGACCAGAAACATCTGCGCACATCACGGACGGCTGTGGAACCGTAGGACGGTCAAACGACTGCCCAAGATCAAGCGTTTCAAGAATGACTTGGTACTGGTGACCGAGGGCGAGCAAGAAGAGAACGACAATCGGCTCTACAACATATTGGTCGTTCTGCTTCACATGATGGACAAGCAGGCGACGGACAGCACTTGGCGAGATCGGCTGCGGAGTCTGATCGAAGCACAATCAGATTCCGACCGCGCAAAAATGGGTTTCCCAACTGATTGGCGTACACGACCGGTCTGGAACGCATAA
- a CDS encoding replication initiator protein A, with protein sequence MVGEITKPDRTPLLPLRHAQGDFFVCDIFDAAPKGDMASMAHPIFTLSTKPDTKKRRYVATDGKSYVEIRPNMIGLATVHDRDVLIYCISQVMAALNDGKQVHRTLRFKAYDLLVATNRPVAGTGYSGLKAALERLQGTQIETNITTGGVEQIDGFSLIDRYRIVRETRDGRMLDLEVTLSDWVFNAIAGDDVLTLNRRYFQLRKPLERRLYELARKQCGTQPEWKCGLDKLKDRTGSTSSDKEFRRLVRAICKADEEHNHMPDYAFRMEADILTVTPKPEFLENYALKPEQDRLTGGYVLPLSPDTLERARELAPTWDIKVLVGEWRTYSARQKEPPKNPDAAFLGFCKSWFKKRGRNGW encoded by the coding sequence ATGGTGGGTGAAATTACGAAACCGGATCGGACGCCTCTTCTTCCCTTGCGACATGCACAGGGGGATTTTTTCGTTTGTGATATCTTCGACGCTGCGCCCAAAGGCGACATGGCGTCGATGGCGCATCCGATCTTCACCCTCTCGACCAAGCCTGACACCAAAAAACGACGCTATGTGGCTACCGATGGAAAGAGCTACGTGGAAATCAGGCCGAACATGATCGGTCTCGCAACTGTCCACGACCGTGACGTGCTGATCTATTGCATTTCTCAAGTGATGGCGGCTCTGAATGACGGAAAACAGGTTCACAGAACCCTTCGGTTTAAGGCGTACGACCTACTTGTCGCGACAAACCGTCCAGTTGCGGGAACCGGTTACAGCGGCCTGAAAGCTGCGCTGGAACGTCTCCAAGGAACGCAGATCGAGACTAACATCACCACGGGCGGCGTGGAACAGATTGACGGCTTTAGCCTGATAGACCGCTACCGGATTGTTCGCGAAACCCGCGACGGCCGGATGCTCGATCTAGAAGTCACACTTTCCGATTGGGTCTTCAACGCCATTGCCGGGGATGACGTTCTTACGCTCAATCGTCGCTACTTCCAGCTTCGTAAGCCTCTGGAACGCCGTCTGTATGAGCTGGCACGCAAGCAATGCGGGACGCAACCGGAATGGAAATGCGGTCTGGACAAGCTGAAGGACCGAACCGGCTCCACATCTTCTGATAAGGAATTTCGGCGGCTCGTTAGAGCAATCTGTAAGGCTGACGAGGAACACAACCACATGCCGGACTATGCCTTCCGAATGGAAGCAGACATCCTCACGGTAACGCCCAAACCTGAATTTCTGGAGAACTATGCGCTCAAACCAGAACAGGATAGACTGACCGGTGGATATGTCCTGCCTCTCTCGCCTGATACACTGGAACGGGCGCGGGAACTGGCTCCGACATGGGACATCAAGGTTCTGGTAGGAGAGTGGCGGACCTACTCCGCCAGACAGAAAGAACCACCAAAGAACCCGGACGCCGCGTTCCTCGGTTTCTGCAAGAGCTGGTTCAAGAAACGCGGTCGCAACGGCTGGTAG
- a CDS encoding recombinase family protein has product MIIGYARVSTDDQSLDSQTDALSDAGAGKIFADRISGSKRARPELDRMLDQLRNGDVVTVTKYDRLARSMKDLLEIVETIRARGAGFRSLAEDIDTTTPAGRLVFHVFASIAQFERERISERTREGLASARKRGRIGGRPPALTAAQKDEVRRMRDEEQRAISEIARLFEVSERTVRRA; this is encoded by the coding sequence ATGATCATTGGATATGCCCGCGTCAGCACTGACGACCAGAGCCTTGATTCACAGACTGACGCGCTTTCGGACGCTGGAGCCGGGAAGATTTTCGCGGACCGGATCAGCGGATCGAAGCGCGCTCGACCGGAGCTGGACAGGATGCTGGACCAACTCCGCAATGGCGACGTTGTGACCGTCACCAAATACGACCGCCTGGCGCGCTCGATGAAAGACCTGCTGGAGATTGTCGAGACGATCCGCGCGCGCGGAGCCGGCTTCCGGTCCCTGGCTGAGGACATCGACACGACGACGCCGGCTGGCCGTCTTGTGTTCCATGTTTTTGCTTCCATTGCCCAGTTCGAGCGGGAACGGATTTCAGAGCGGACCAGGGAAGGGTTGGCCTCGGCCCGCAAGCGGGGCCGGATCGGCGGCAGGCCCCCTGCCCTTACAGCCGCCCAGAAGGATGAGGTGCGACGTATGCGCGATGAAGAACAGCGAGCGATTTCGGAAATCGCGCGCTTGTTTGAGGTCAGCGAGAGGACAGTACGGCGCGCTTGA
- a CDS encoding MT-A70 family methyltransferase: protein MSKKNADPLRPEAQPPALPKVVGGFSTVLADPPWRFTNRTGKVAPEHRRLDRYSTMDLEGIKALPVSEVCAKNAHLYLWVPNALLPDGLAVMEAWGFRYISNIIWAKRRKDGGPDGRGVGFYFRNVTEILLFGVKGSMRTLAPARSQVNMIETRKREHSRKPDEQYGLIEACSPGPYLEMFARHPQKGWTLWGDEASEEVAPRGQVHKGYAGGEIFPPLHTNEQIPETVAAEIGREIGIRYEAGASIRDLAVETGYPIQRVRSLLELVETPMRKRGRPAAE from the coding sequence ATGTCTAAGAAAAATGCAGATCCGTTGCGCCCAGAAGCACAGCCCCCAGCTCTGCCTAAAGTAGTTGGTGGGTTCTCAACGGTGTTAGCCGACCCTCCTTGGCGTTTTACTAACCGTACCGGCAAAGTAGCCCCGGAGCATCGTCGTCTCGACCGCTATTCGACAATGGACCTCGAGGGGATTAAAGCCCTCCCTGTTTCAGAAGTTTGCGCAAAGAACGCACACCTTTATCTGTGGGTTCCGAACGCACTGTTGCCAGACGGCCTCGCCGTTATGGAGGCTTGGGGGTTCCGTTATATATCAAACATCATATGGGCAAAGCGCCGCAAAGATGGAGGTCCAGATGGTCGCGGAGTGGGGTTCTATTTTCGAAACGTAACTGAGATCCTATTGTTTGGGGTCAAAGGCTCCATGCGGACCCTCGCTCCAGCGAGGTCACAGGTAAATATGATTGAAACCCGCAAGCGTGAGCACTCACGTAAACCAGATGAACAGTACGGCTTGATAGAAGCCTGTTCGCCAGGTCCTTATCTGGAGATGTTTGCCCGCCACCCGCAGAAGGGGTGGACGCTATGGGGAGATGAGGCTTCGGAGGAGGTGGCACCTCGCGGTCAAGTTCATAAAGGGTACGCTGGTGGCGAGATATTCCCTCCGTTACATACCAATGAGCAAATTCCTGAGACAGTAGCGGCTGAAATCGGGCGGGAGATAGGCATTCGTTATGAAGCTGGCGCAAGCATTAGGGATCTCGCCGTAGAAACGGGTTATCCCATTCAAAGGGTAAGATCGTTGCTAGAATTGGTGGAGACACCGATGAGGAAACGCGGACGGCCCGCGGCCGAGTAG
- a CDS encoding type II toxin-antitoxin system VapC family toxin: protein MEPTSACLDTSALIALLNDGEDAHTAVLREFQKYKSSGMVFITEVVFAEASAGMSSAEELRLALDELGISDLRATDECLFSAGQVFKEYRRSKGTGKKDGVLPDFMIGAVAKARGVALITLNDRDFVNKFSDLAVINPVKT, encoded by the coding sequence TTGGAACCGACATCAGCCTGCCTGGATACATCCGCTCTTATAGCACTTCTTAATGACGGTGAGGACGCGCACACGGCGGTTTTGCGTGAATTCCAAAAGTACAAATCGAGCGGAATGGTATTTATCACCGAGGTCGTTTTCGCCGAAGCGTCAGCAGGAATGAGTTCTGCTGAAGAGCTCAGGTTGGCGCTAGACGAACTTGGTATCTCAGATCTGCGCGCAACTGATGAATGCCTGTTTTCTGCAGGCCAAGTTTTCAAGGAGTATCGACGTAGCAAGGGGACAGGGAAGAAGGACGGTGTCTTGCCGGATTTTATGATCGGTGCTGTAGCTAAGGCTAGAGGCGTCGCGCTAATCACATTGAACGACCGCGATTTTGTGAATAAGTTTAGCGACTTGGCTGTTATCAACCCTGTTAAGACATGA
- the parA gene encoding ParA family partition ATPase: protein MSIISVLNPKGGSGKTTISTNLARSLHEMGYSVLIVDSDPQGSARDWHAACEDNPIELVALDRPNNVKTLTSMAANYDYVVIDGAAKLEDMIAACIKVSDFVLIPVQPSPYDIWAASDLVDFIKARQEVTDGSPRAGFVVSRVVEGTRLGSDVRTALDDYALPVCETTITQRQVYPQTASEGLTVFDADNAKARAETTALSNEILAVLATATREVA, encoded by the coding sequence ATGAGCATAATTTCCGTCCTGAATCCGAAAGGTGGTAGCGGCAAGACCACCATCAGCACCAATCTCGCCAGATCGCTGCACGAGATGGGATACTCGGTTCTGATCGTGGACAGCGATCCACAAGGCAGCGCACGTGACTGGCACGCAGCCTGCGAAGACAATCCCATCGAGCTGGTCGCGCTGGACCGTCCCAACAACGTCAAGACGCTGACAAGTATGGCGGCAAACTACGACTACGTGGTAATCGACGGCGCGGCAAAACTAGAAGACATGATCGCCGCTTGCATCAAAGTCAGCGACTTCGTTTTAATCCCCGTTCAACCATCGCCATACGACATTTGGGCCGCGTCGGACCTGGTGGATTTCATCAAGGCTCGCCAAGAGGTCACGGACGGATCGCCGCGCGCCGGGTTTGTGGTCTCCCGTGTCGTGGAAGGAACCCGGCTGGGCAGTGACGTGCGAACCGCGCTGGACGACTACGCCTTGCCTGTCTGTGAGACGACCATAACACAACGCCAAGTCTACCCTCAGACGGCATCGGAAGGGCTGACTGTATTCGACGCCGACAATGCGAAGGCAAGGGCGGAGACCACGGCGCTGAGCAACGAAATACTGGCAGTGCTTGCAACCGCGACACGGGAGGTCGCGTGA
- a CDS encoding plasmid partition protein ParG, translated as MALSAKRPSRGDEARKRILHEVTETSEKKKRLNAEIEETLYRKIKIKAVEEGRSISDITRDLWSEYLSK; from the coding sequence ATGGCCCTTTCCGCTAAACGTCCAAGCCGTGGCGACGAGGCCCGCAAACGCATCCTGCACGAAGTCACCGAGACGAGTGAGAAGAAGAAGCGCCTGAATGCCGAGATCGAGGAGACACTTTATCGCAAAATCAAGATCAAGGCGGTCGAGGAGGGCCGGTCAATCTCCGACATCACCCGTGACCTTTGGTCTGAGTATTTGAGTAAATGA